From Deinococcus aquaticus, one genomic window encodes:
- a CDS encoding FecR domain-containing protein: MKVTARSAVLKLHVNLRVAPLTALLLLGGAALVPLGRASAQTGGTQTAGTTTPRLAQAQGSVEFLGASGTWAPGSAPGTELNTSLRTGTGRAELKSGAGQIVVGSASRLRRYLDEADLLDGRFFLRGPVAVHVQGTHVVMEGAGQMRVDLSGRATRRVAVLQGQARLSLNGKLVTVRAAQQVDLDSGKVTAFREQDPWYASQYRGLGDANIEATRGQVRVDRAGQSRVAVIGDALDPGVTLNTAAGAWAEVGFTGGGYLRLNEQSELNVLAVERTERGREVLLKLSRGTAWNVVQKGQGGYRLDTPVVSTAVRGTVFRVDASGVVKVFEGQVALPGEGDQPVSAGQQRAEAGGVGTLQLDALDRFNQSLDAERARPLTLDLPAGKLQVQDLTLLARSLPDAAVQASVAGRTVTLGGTDGVFRLERLEDTLPEGTYAVTVTATRFGQTLTRQVPLVIDRTAPAVTVQGRREGRVLTLTGRVQDASLTITDGSRAARNRVTLRVTVNGVAYTRTVTAGRPDFQWTLPLATPGSPVTLNATDEAGNERHVEIP, from the coding sequence ATGAAGGTGACGGCCCGCTCAGCAGTTCTCAAGCTCCACGTAAACCTCCGGGTCGCTCCCCTGACGGCGCTGCTCCTGCTGGGCGGCGCCGCGCTCGTTCCGCTGGGCCGGGCCAGCGCGCAGACTGGCGGCACCCAGACGGCCGGCACGACCACGCCGCGTCTGGCGCAGGCGCAGGGTAGCGTGGAATTCCTGGGCGCCTCGGGCACCTGGGCTCCGGGGAGCGCGCCGGGCACCGAGTTGAACACGTCGCTGCGCACCGGCACGGGCCGCGCCGAACTGAAGTCCGGGGCCGGGCAGATCGTGGTGGGCAGCGCGTCGCGGCTGCGCCGCTACCTGGATGAGGCGGACCTGCTCGACGGCCGCTTCTTCCTGCGCGGCCCGGTCGCCGTGCACGTGCAGGGCACGCACGTCGTCATGGAGGGCGCCGGGCAGATGCGGGTGGACCTGAGCGGCAGGGCGACCCGCCGCGTGGCCGTCTTGCAGGGGCAGGCGCGCCTGAGCCTCAACGGCAAGCTCGTGACCGTGCGCGCCGCGCAGCAGGTGGATCTGGACAGCGGGAAGGTCACGGCCTTCCGCGAGCAGGACCCCTGGTACGCCTCGCAGTACCGGGGGCTGGGCGACGCGAACATCGAGGCGACGCGCGGGCAGGTGCGCGTGGACCGCGCCGGGCAGAGCCGCGTGGCCGTCATCGGGGACGCGCTGGACCCCGGCGTGACCCTGAACACCGCCGCCGGCGCGTGGGCCGAGGTGGGCTTCACGGGCGGCGGGTACCTGCGCCTGAACGAGCAGAGCGAACTGAACGTGCTGGCCGTGGAACGCACCGAACGGGGCCGTGAGGTCCTGCTGAAACTGTCTCGCGGTACCGCCTGGAACGTCGTGCAGAAGGGGCAGGGCGGCTACCGCCTGGACACCCCGGTCGTCAGCACGGCCGTGCGCGGCACGGTCTTCCGGGTGGATGCCAGCGGGGTCGTGAAGGTCTTCGAGGGTCAGGTGGCGCTGCCCGGCGAGGGCGACCAGCCCGTCAGTGCCGGGCAGCAGCGCGCCGAGGCGGGCGGCGTGGGAACGTTGCAACTCGACGCCCTGGACCGCTTCAACCAGTCGCTGGACGCCGAACGCGCCCGGCCCCTCACGCTGGACCTGCCGGCCGGGAAGCTGCAGGTGCAGGACCTGACGCTGCTGGCCCGCAGCCTGCCGGACGCGGCAGTGCAGGCCAGCGTGGCCGGGCGCACCGTCACGCTGGGCGGCACGGACGGCGTGTTCCGCCTGGAACGCCTGGAAGACACCCTGCCGGAAGGCACGTACGCCGTGACCGTCACCGCCACCCGCTTCGGGCAGACCCTGACGCGCCAGGTGCCGCTGGTCATCGACCGGACCGCGCCGGCCGTGACCGTGCAGGGCCGCCGCGAGGGCCGCGTGCTGACCCTCACGGGCCGCGTGCAGGACGCCAGCCTGACCATCACGGACGGCAGCAGGGCCGCCAGGAACCGCGTGACGCTGCGGGTCACCGTGAACGGCGTGGCATACACCCGCACGGTCACGGCCGGCCGCCCGGACTTCCAGTGGACGCTGCCGCTGGCCACGCCGGGCAGCCCGGTCACCCTGAACGCCACAGACGAGGCAGGCAACGAACGCCATGTTGAGATCCCCTGA
- a CDS encoding NADH-quinone oxidoreductase subunit M, with product MTFTDWLPTLMIFLPLLGSLLLLVTPKSFRDEVAGFIAALTLGAGLAIWRGGGSELFRWDWIPPLGITYSVQLGGVSLALALVTAFMSFIAILYAARRIPNPGPMLSLILAMETGLIGIFAAQDLMLFYVFFEDALIPALLMLAIYGKSGRMAALTKFAAYTLFGSLLMLVSIIGVRYIGGSPTFAMTDLKQNLVQGPAQTWLYLGFLAAMAVKLPLWPMHAWLPDFHEQNHDSGIPDVMGTLYKVGGYGLFTFAIPLFPDASLELRPVLMGLAAFTALYAAWIAFGQTDWKRLLAYAGLSHMGFVALGVFSLNETAVIGAMYLLAFQNLYTGALFLSVGMLQERIGSLETRVGGVMTQAGALGGLTMALWFASIAVPGMAGFIGEFSILLGAYQVFPWLAFIAGITTIAAAAYALTAFQTTFWQARPAGGLRVPDLVHTEWLILGLPLAVAVLFGVYSAPALNLMQPAVRAVLTALGGN from the coding sequence ATGACCTTCACCGACTGGCTCCCCACCCTCATGATCTTCCTGCCGCTCCTGGGCAGCCTGCTGCTGCTGGTCACCCCGAAAAGCTTCCGGGACGAGGTCGCGGGCTTCATCGCCGCCCTGACGCTCGGCGCGGGTCTCGCCATCTGGCGCGGCGGCGGCTCCGAACTGTTCCGCTGGGACTGGATTCCGCCGCTGGGCATCACGTACTCGGTGCAGCTGGGCGGCGTGAGCCTCGCGCTGGCGCTCGTCACGGCGTTCATGTCCTTCATCGCGATCCTGTACGCCGCGCGCCGTATTCCCAACCCCGGCCCGATGCTGTCGCTGATCCTTGCCATGGAGACCGGCCTGATCGGCATCTTCGCCGCGCAGGACCTGATGCTGTTCTACGTGTTCTTCGAGGACGCCCTGATCCCCGCGCTGCTGATGCTGGCCATCTACGGCAAGTCCGGGCGCATGGCGGCCCTCACGAAATTCGCGGCGTACACGCTGTTCGGCAGTCTGCTGATGCTGGTCAGCATCATCGGCGTGCGCTACATCGGCGGCAGCCCCACCTTCGCCATGACCGACCTGAAACAGAACCTCGTGCAGGGCCCCGCCCAGACGTGGCTGTACCTGGGCTTCCTGGCCGCCATGGCCGTCAAGCTGCCGCTGTGGCCCATGCACGCGTGGCTGCCGGACTTCCACGAGCAGAACCACGACAGCGGCATTCCCGACGTGATGGGCACCCTGTACAAGGTCGGCGGGTACGGCCTCTTCACCTTCGCCATTCCGCTGTTCCCGGATGCCAGTCTGGAACTGCGCCCCGTCCTGATGGGCCTCGCGGCGTTCACGGCGCTGTACGCCGCGTGGATCGCCTTCGGTCAGACCGACTGGAAACGCCTGCTGGCCTATGCCGGCCTCAGCCACATGGGCTTCGTCGCGCTCGGGGTGTTCTCCCTGAACGAGACGGCCGTGATCGGCGCGATGTACCTGCTGGCCTTCCAGAACCTGTACACCGGCGCGCTGTTCCTGTCGGTCGGCATGCTTCAGGAACGTATCGGCAGCCTGGAGACCCGTGTGGGCGGCGTCATGACCCAGGCGGGCGCGCTGGGCGGCCTGACCATGGCCCTGTGGTTCGCCAGTATCGCCGTGCCCGGCATGGCCGGCTTCATCGGGGAGTTCAGCATCCTGCTCGGCGCGTACCAGGTGTTCCCCTGGCTGGCGTTCATCGCCGGGATCACCACCATCGCCGCCGCCGCGTACGCCCTGACCGCCTTCCAGACGACCTTCTGGCAGGCCCGGCCCGCCGGGGGCCTGCGCGTGCCGGACCTGGTGCATACCGAGTGGCTGATCCTGGGCCTGCCGCTGGCCGTGGCCGTGCTGTTCGGCGTGTACTCCGCGCCCGCCCTGAACCTCATGCAGCCCGCCGTGCGCGCCGTCCTGACCGCCCTGGGAGGCAACTGA
- a CDS encoding CHASE2 domain-containing protein: MLRSPDRSLALYTVPVAAILALLLTFILPDNTRLWDALNRALPGAPEQRVVVVGIDDASLRDYGRIGNWPRELYAQALGTLEQAGATAIGIDVLFSDPARNDSRLADAFSQPNVVLATAPGESRQLASPDWLSPTGVSALNVSPDGVVRTFQTGYPGTPETQGDASPVTDSASAAAQASATLHPSFARQLAVAAGRNVPLDTQPQLLRYSAPSQDRLPVIPFRDVVNGNVRYGDIQGKIVIIGLTASGTSNLTLRDVTGQVVPGVAMQARAVSSLLSPPFTRLPTWLIALMAVATAVSAVLARGVWGFALALLMLALAIPLWLGNILLPGVTLSYAAILGTALVALERWWNLRNLSMRDPLTGFGNRVAFTRALEQRWTARAARPLGLLLVDLSGFRKVNEVYGLRAGDELLSDLSGRILKHKRRSDLLFRWGPDEFAVLLEGASVQDMTATTQRIQDALQELTYRDVPVRISIGAARTGPDIQTPTDLVEAASRSRYRAKYQREQRG, from the coding sequence ATGTTGAGATCCCCTGACCGCTCGCTGGCGCTGTACACCGTCCCGGTGGCGGCGATCCTTGCGCTGCTGCTGACCTTCATCCTGCCGGACAACACCCGCCTGTGGGACGCCCTGAACCGCGCCCTGCCCGGCGCACCCGAGCAGCGGGTCGTGGTGGTCGGCATCGACGACGCCTCGCTGCGCGACTACGGCCGCATCGGCAACTGGCCCCGCGAGCTGTACGCGCAGGCCCTCGGAACGCTGGAACAGGCGGGCGCGACCGCCATCGGCATCGACGTGCTGTTCAGCGACCCCGCCCGGAACGACAGCCGCCTAGCCGACGCGTTCAGCCAGCCGAACGTGGTGCTGGCCACCGCGCCCGGCGAGAGCCGCCAGCTGGCCAGCCCCGACTGGCTCTCCCCGACCGGCGTCAGCGCCCTGAACGTCAGCCCGGACGGCGTGGTCCGCACCTTCCAGACCGGGTACCCCGGCACGCCGGAAACGCAGGGGGACGCCAGCCCGGTCACGGACAGCGCCAGCGCCGCTGCGCAGGCCAGCGCCACCCTGCACCCCAGTTTCGCGCGGCAACTGGCAGTCGCCGCCGGCCGCAACGTGCCGCTGGACACCCAGCCGCAACTGCTGCGTTACAGCGCCCCCAGCCAGGACCGCCTGCCCGTCATTCCGTTCCGGGACGTCGTGAACGGCAACGTCCGCTACGGCGACATTCAGGGCAAGATCGTCATCATCGGTCTGACCGCCAGCGGCACCAGCAACCTCACCCTGCGCGACGTGACCGGGCAGGTCGTGCCGGGCGTCGCCATGCAGGCCCGCGCCGTCTCCAGCCTGCTGAGCCCGCCCTTCACGCGCCTGCCCACGTGGCTGATCGCGCTGATGGCCGTCGCGACCGCCGTCAGCGCCGTCCTGGCGCGCGGCGTGTGGGGGTTCGCGCTGGCCCTGCTGATGCTGGCCCTCGCCATTCCCCTGTGGCTGGGCAACATCCTGCTGCCGGGCGTGACCCTCTCGTACGCCGCGATTCTGGGCACGGCCCTGGTCGCCCTGGAACGCTGGTGGAACCTGCGCAACCTCAGCATGCGCGACCCCCTGACCGGCTTCGGCAACCGCGTGGCCTTCACCCGCGCGCTCGAGCAGCGCTGGACGGCCCGCGCCGCCCGACCGCTGGGCCTGCTGCTGGTGGACCTGAGCGGCTTCCGCAAGGTCAACGAGGTCTACGGCCTGCGTGCCGGCGACGAACTGCTCAGCGACCTCTCGGGCCGCATCCTGAAACACAAGCGCCGCAGCGACCTGCTGTTCCGCTGGGGTCCCGACGAGTTTGCGGTGCTGCTCGAGGGTGCCAGCGTGCAGGACATGACCGCCACCACCCAGCGCATCCAGGACGCCCTGCAGGAACTCACGTACCGTGACGTGCCGGTCCGTATCAGCATCGGCGCGGCCCGCACCGGCCCCGACATCCAGACGCCCACCGATCTGGTCGAGGCGGCCAGCCGCAGCCGCTACCGCGCCAAGTACCAGCGCGAACAGCGCGGCTGA
- a CDS encoding NADH-quinone oxidoreductase subunit N, translated as MLQPPEVSLTPLLPILIVLAGAVSSTLLGFWVSRRTLTFINLAATVLAALSLSTLWNRGVSSFGGSLQADNAALLLAFVILTGTLMTLLVTLDTAWRARVSFPEFDAMLMYAVTGCLLIAFSGDLIVMLIGLEIMSLSGYVLATLQGSRRAEESGLKYFLLGAAGSAVLIYGIAFVYGATGSLNYAAIAAKASVLTPENTGILVGGALLMLCGFAFKVALAPFHQWTPDVYGGAPTSVSLFLSTVVKVAAFAGMLRVFGGALADAPGWHSVLQVLIAATLIIGNLAALRQMNFKRMLAYSAVAHTGFLAMALLGTPQAGGAALTYYLLVYTLMTAAALAILAALQRGEEGMTISDLRGLYYRHPAYTVALAVCLASLAGLPPFAGFFGKYLVFQAAFQNGYEWLSVLAALTSVAALVYYLRPAMLMFMPDRTPAREYAHGQRTPTTLAVTLGVVGVTALGLLPNIWYSWVANPAIWTLLVGR; from the coding sequence ATGCTCCAGCCACCCGAAGTGTCCCTGACGCCGCTGCTGCCCATCCTGATCGTGCTCGCGGGCGCGGTCAGCAGCACCCTGCTGGGCTTCTGGGTCAGCCGCCGCACCCTGACCTTCATCAACCTCGCGGCCACCGTGCTCGCCGCGCTGAGCCTGAGCACGCTCTGGAACCGGGGCGTCAGCTCGTTCGGCGGCAGCCTTCAGGCCGATAACGCCGCGCTGCTGCTGGCCTTCGTGATCCTGACCGGCACCCTCATGACCCTGCTCGTCACGCTGGACACCGCCTGGCGCGCCCGCGTGTCCTTCCCGGAATTCGACGCGATGCTCATGTACGCCGTGACCGGCTGCCTGCTGATCGCCTTTTCCGGCGACCTGATCGTCATGCTGATCGGCCTGGAAATCATGAGCCTCAGCGGCTACGTACTGGCCACCCTGCAAGGCTCACGCCGCGCCGAGGAAAGCGGCCTGAAGTACTTCCTGCTCGGCGCGGCCGGCAGCGCCGTCCTGATCTACGGCATCGCCTTCGTGTACGGCGCGACCGGCAGCCTCAACTACGCCGCCATTGCCGCCAAGGCCAGCGTCCTGACTCCCGAGAACACCGGCATCCTGGTCGGCGGGGCGCTGCTGATGCTGTGCGGGTTCGCCTTCAAGGTCGCCCTGGCCCCCTTCCACCAGTGGACGCCCGACGTGTACGGCGGCGCGCCCACCAGCGTCAGCCTGTTCCTGAGTACCGTCGTGAAGGTCGCCGCGTTCGCCGGGATGCTCCGCGTCTTCGGCGGCGCACTGGCCGACGCACCCGGCTGGCATTCCGTGCTTCAGGTCCTGATCGCCGCGACCCTGATCATCGGGAACCTCGCCGCGCTGCGCCAGATGAACTTCAAACGCATGCTGGCGTACTCGGCCGTCGCGCACACGGGCTTCCTCGCCATGGCCCTGCTCGGCACGCCCCAGGCGGGCGGCGCGGCCCTGACGTACTACCTGCTGGTGTACACCCTGATGACCGCCGCCGCGCTGGCTATCCTCGCTGCCCTGCAACGGGGCGAGGAAGGCATGACCATCTCCGACCTGCGCGGCCTGTACTACCGCCACCCCGCCTACACCGTCGCGCTGGCCGTGTGCCTCGCCTCGCTGGCCGGCCTGCCCCCCTTCGCCGGGTTCTTCGGCAAGTACCTGGTGTTCCAGGCGGCCTTCCAGAACGGTTACGAGTGGCTGAGCGTCCTGGCGGCCCTGACCAGCGTCGCCGCGCTGGTGTACTACCTGCGCCCCGCCATGCTGATGTTCATGCCTGACCGCACCCCCGCCCGCGAGTACGCCCACGGGCAGCGCACCCCCACCACCCTGGCCGTCACGCTCGGCGTGGTCGGCGTCACCGCCCTGGGCCTCCTGCCCAACATCTGGTACAGCTGGGTCGCCAACCCTGCCATCTGGACGCTGCTCGTCGGGCGGTGA
- the nuoK gene encoding NADH-quinone oxidoreductase subunit NuoK: MVPTTYYLALSGILFALGMIGVLTRRTAIMVFLSVELMLNAANIALVAFARSWGDPTGQTAVFIVMTLAAAEVAIGLAIIVAIFRKRETTNVDDLAALKG; this comes from the coding sequence ATGGTGCCCACGACGTACTACCTGGCGCTGTCCGGGATTCTGTTCGCGCTGGGCATGATCGGCGTGCTGACGCGCCGCACCGCGATCATGGTGTTCCTGAGCGTGGAACTCATGCTGAACGCCGCGAACATCGCGTTGGTGGCGTTCGCGCGGTCCTGGGGTGACCCGACCGGTCAGACCGCCGTGTTCATCGTGATGACGCTGGCCGCCGCCGAGGTGGCGATCGGTCTGGCGATCATCGTCGCCATCTTCCGTAAGCGCGAGACCACCAACGTGGACGACCTCGCGGCGTTGAAAGGCTGA
- the nuoI gene encoding NADH-quinone oxidoreductase subunit NuoI, producing MGVLEIAKGMGVTLGKLFQKPVTVSYPEQRATLQPRFRGRHVLTRHPGQRPGELGLEKCIGCSLCAAACPAYAIYVEAAENDPANPAAPGERYAKVYEINMLRCIFCGMCEEACPTGAVVMGNEFEMADYRYGDFVYAKEDMLVGVTGSLPQRREAARSGKPVRLGFQLEGQPRAELEGVKYP from the coding sequence ATGGGCGTTCTTGAGATTGCCAAGGGCATGGGTGTCACGCTGGGGAAACTGTTCCAGAAGCCCGTGACCGTCAGTTACCCCGAACAGCGCGCCACGCTGCAACCCCGCTTCCGGGGACGGCACGTCCTGACCCGCCACCCCGGGCAGCGCCCCGGCGAACTGGGCCTGGAAAAGTGCATCGGCTGCTCGCTGTGCGCCGCCGCCTGCCCCGCCTACGCCATCTACGTGGAGGCCGCCGAGAACGACCCGGCCAACCCCGCCGCGCCCGGCGAACGCTACGCGAAGGTGTACGAGATCAACATGCTGCGCTGCATCTTCTGCGGCATGTGCGAGGAAGCCTGCCCGACCGGCGCGGTCGTCATGGGCAACGAGTTCGAGATGGCCGACTACCGCTACGGCGACTTCGTGTACGCCAAGGAAGACATGCTGGTCGGCGTGACCGGCAGCCTCCCGCAGCGCCGCGAGGCCGCCCGGAGCGGCAAACCCGTGCGTCTGGGCTTCCAGCTCGAGGGGCAGCCCCGCGCGGAACTGGAAGGAGTGAAGTACCCGTGA
- the nuoL gene encoding NADH-quinone oxidoreductase subunit L yields MDSLPALYLLPLLPLLGFAVLMTLPRLLPGKTGGWLATGLVGAAFVVAVIRYLNQGAPAHEVLWTWLPNMALNANLSVGFWLDQLSALMALIITGVGFLIHLYSISYMGHDPKFTRFFAFLNFFVAMMLILVLADSYPLMFVGWEGVGMASYLLIGFWFSGRNSEASDAQVRAASDAEAVSNSNAARKAFIMNRIGDLGFMLGMFLLFKLYGTLSIPELAERVEGAQVAQAGIELACLFLLVGAVGKSGQLPLTTWLPDAMAGPTPVSALIHAATMVTAGVYLVARSHFLYDLAPNASTWVAWVGGLTALYGALSALNQSDIKKILAYSTVSQLGYMFMAVGLHAYSAGVFHLLTHAFFKALLFLAAGAVIHALHDEQDVRRMGGLHKFMPFTHLVSVAGVLAIAGIPIWSGFFSKDAILAAAYEQNIALYLIGLGVALLTAFYMGRWYFLVWRGAYRGHGHPHEADTLTKIPLGVLAALATLAGFLNIPTFLGGKHAFDDYIGRAVPLHAHEIPVSTEWLLTVFAVLAGVLGLGWAFLAHRRNALATGPLGELSRNSLYLDALYDGVIGNPSRAVAGGLDTLDRGTDDALSGIARNASGPGGLFTLWQSGFVRAYAVSMLLGTAGIIGYWALKTIGSGA; encoded by the coding sequence ATGGATAGTCTTCCTGCTCTGTACCTGCTGCCCCTGCTGCCCCTGCTGGGCTTCGCGGTTCTGATGACGCTGCCCCGCCTGCTGCCCGGCAAGACCGGCGGCTGGCTGGCGACGGGTCTGGTCGGCGCGGCGTTCGTCGTGGCCGTCATCCGTTACCTGAACCAGGGCGCGCCCGCCCATGAGGTGCTGTGGACGTGGCTGCCGAACATGGCGCTGAACGCCAACCTGTCGGTGGGATTCTGGCTGGATCAACTGTCGGCCCTGATGGCCCTGATCATCACGGGCGTGGGGTTCCTGATTCACCTGTACTCGATCTCGTACATGGGGCACGACCCGAAGTTCACGCGCTTCTTCGCGTTCCTGAACTTCTTCGTGGCGATGATGCTGATCCTGGTCCTGGCCGACTCGTACCCGCTGATGTTCGTCGGCTGGGAGGGCGTGGGCATGGCGTCGTACCTGCTGATCGGCTTCTGGTTCAGTGGCCGGAACAGCGAGGCCAGTGACGCTCAGGTGCGTGCCGCCAGTGACGCCGAGGCGGTCAGCAACTCCAACGCCGCCCGCAAGGCGTTCATCATGAACCGCATCGGAGACCTGGGCTTCATGCTGGGCATGTTCCTGCTGTTCAAGCTGTACGGCACCCTGTCGATTCCCGAACTGGCCGAGCGGGTCGAGGGCGCGCAGGTCGCGCAGGCTGGCATCGAACTGGCCTGCCTGTTCCTGCTGGTCGGCGCGGTCGGCAAGAGCGGCCAGCTGCCCCTCACCACTTGGCTGCCGGACGCCATGGCGGGCCCCACGCCCGTCTCCGCGCTGATCCACGCGGCGACCATGGTCACGGCCGGCGTGTACCTCGTGGCGCGCAGTCACTTCCTGTACGACCTCGCCCCGAACGCCAGCACCTGGGTCGCGTGGGTGGGCGGCCTGACTGCCCTGTACGGCGCCCTGTCCGCACTGAACCAGTCGGACATCAAGAAGATCCTGGCGTACTCCACGGTGTCGCAGCTGGGGTACATGTTCATGGCGGTCGGCCTGCACGCGTACTCGGCGGGCGTGTTCCACCTGCTGACGCACGCGTTCTTCAAGGCGCTGCTGTTCCTCGCGGCGGGCGCCGTGATCCACGCGCTGCACGACGAGCAGGACGTCCGCCGGATGGGCGGCCTGCATAAATTCATGCCGTTCACGCACCTCGTGTCCGTGGCGGGTGTGCTGGCGATTGCCGGCATTCCCATCTGGAGCGGCTTCTTTTCCAAGGACGCCATCCTGGCCGCCGCGTACGAGCAGAACATCGCGCTGTACCTGATCGGGCTGGGCGTGGCGCTGCTCACTGCGTTCTACATGGGCCGCTGGTACTTCCTGGTGTGGCGCGGCGCGTACCGCGGGCACGGCCACCCGCACGAGGCGGACACCCTCACGAAGATCCCGCTGGGCGTGCTGGCCGCGCTGGCGACCCTGGCAGGCTTCCTGAACATCCCCACCTTCCTGGGCGGTAAGCACGCCTTCGACGACTACATCGGGCGGGCCGTGCCGCTGCACGCGCACGAGATCCCCGTCAGCACCGAGTGGCTGCTGACCGTCTTCGCCGTCCTGGCCGGCGTGCTGGGCCTGGGCTGGGCGTTCCTGGCGCACCGCCGGAATGCTCTGGCCACCGGCCCGCTGGGCGAACTCAGCCGCAACAGCCTGTACCTGGACGCCCTGTACGACGGCGTGATCGGCAATCCCAGCCGCGCCGTCGCGGGCGGCCTGGACACCCTGGACCGAGGCACCGACGACGCCCTGAGCGGCATTGCCCGCAACGCCAGCGGTCCCGGCGGGCTGTTCACGCTGTGGCAGAGCGGCTTCGTGCGCGCCTACGCCGTCAGCATGCTGCTCGGAACGGCCGGCATCATCGGCTACTGGGCCCTCAAGACCATTGGAAGTGGCGCATGA
- a CDS encoding NADH-quinone oxidoreductase subunit J — MMLAFILLGALAIVGGVITIAARNAVHAALGLVGTLLCVAGLFATLNASFLAATQVIVYAGAVMVLFLFVIMLLNANQPVTSRDPVPYVRELAGIGGTLLAGAFVVLAFTFEDPRPLAESAGALRGGTALVMGETLLTRFLLPFEAVSVLLLVAIVGAVALVQRPAAQPDGVPDELAADELAGPLGAAQPERVEAPRGAAPALMTEGEVRA, encoded by the coding sequence ATGATGCTGGCGTTCATCCTGCTGGGCGCGCTGGCCATCGTGGGCGGCGTGATCACCATTGCCGCGCGGAACGCGGTGCACGCGGCGCTGGGGCTGGTGGGGACGCTGCTGTGCGTGGCGGGTCTGTTCGCCACGCTGAACGCGTCGTTCCTGGCGGCCACGCAGGTGATCGTGTACGCGGGCGCGGTGATGGTGCTGTTTCTGTTCGTGATCATGCTGCTGAACGCCAACCAGCCGGTCACGTCGCGCGACCCGGTGCCGTACGTGCGGGAACTCGCCGGGATCGGCGGGACGCTGCTGGCGGGGGCGTTCGTGGTGCTGGCCTTCACGTTCGAGGACCCGCGCCCGCTGGCCGAGAGTGCCGGGGCGCTGCGCGGCGGGACGGCCCTGGTGATGGGCGAGACGCTGCTGACGCGTTTCCTGCTGCCGTTCGAGGCGGTCAGTGTGCTGCTGCTGGTGGCGATCGTGGGCGCGGTGGCGCTGGTGCAGCGTCCGGCGGCGCAACCGGACGGCGTGCCCGATGAACTGGCCGCCGACGAACTGGCAGGGCCGCTGGGCGCGGCGCAGCCGGAGCGCGTGGAAGCGCCGCGCGGGGCCGCTCCGGCGCTGATGACGGAAGGGGAGGTGCGTGCCTGA